In Rhinatrema bivittatum chromosome 17, aRhiBiv1.1, whole genome shotgun sequence, one genomic interval encodes:
- the PRRG4 gene encoding transmembrane gamma-carboxyglutamic acid protein 4 codes for MFMGLMILCQLPGLVSGLPSCTRKLRAKSHATDSEEEVFTNGQEASMFLARRLLYNRLDFEMFTPGNLERECYEEVCNLKNYERYLETTIKTMAFWKHYTARGPYFNSDDRSQKIDAIGLLTGLVAAGVFLVIFGLLGYYFFTNRCRSRRDRGSSHIWRNSGSIISRRQDDVSLAPVSLPLTAEDSGPPSYEEAVSSAGVCDVPPPPYPGITQQLKVLKKSLSLPNPSSL; via the exons ATGTTCATGGGCTTGATGATACTTTGCCAGCTTCCTGGACTTGTTTCTGGATTACCATCATGCACGAGGAAATTGAGAGCTAAAAGCCATGCCACCGACTCAGAAGAAGAAG TATTCACGAATGGCCAAGAGGCCAGCATGTTCCTCGCACGCCGCCTCCTCTACAATCGGCTGGACTTTGAAATGTTTACTCCAGGAAATCTGGAACGAGAATGTTATGAAGAAGTCTGTAATTTGAAGAACTACGAGAGATACTTGGAGACCACGATTAAAACA aTGGCTTTTTGGAAGCATTATACTGCCAGAGGTCCATACTTTAACTCCG ATGACAGATCCCAGAAGATTGATGCCATTGGGCTTCTAACTGGCCTTGTTGCTGCTGGCGTATTTTTGGTTATATTTGGACTACTCGGCTACTATTTCTTCACAAACAGATGCAGGTCAAGAAGAGATCGGGG TTCGTCTCATATTTGGAGGAACTCCGGGTCCATTATCTCCAGAAGACAAGATGATGTTTCTTTGGCTCCCGTTTCCCTGCCACTGACTGCGGAGGACTCTGGCCCGCCCTCTTACGAAGAAGCAGTGTCATCAGCAGGAGTGTGTGATGTACCACCACCACCTTATCCAGGGATTACACAGCAGCTGAAGGTTTTAAAAAAGTCCCTGTCCCTTCCTAACCCGTCATCGCTCTAG